From the Chryseobacterium fluminis genome, the window AGCAAACAAAAGCGGAATCCATCCGAAAAAGAAGACAAATATATAACCAACAAAAATTAGTAAGTTTATAAATCGAAAATCCTCCTTAAGGATTTAAACTAAAATGTCTAAGTTGGTTTGAAGACGTACAATCAAGCAGGATAATGTGGGGTTATGGGGTTTCTCCTATGGAGGGCTTTTTACTTCCTATGCTGCACTCAAAGGATCTATATTTAAAAATATCGGAATCGGAAGCCCAGGCATTACCAGAGACAACAGCCTTATCTTTAAATTATATGACGAAGCGGCAACCTCTGAAATAAATTTTTCCGGCAGGCATCTGCACATTACATTAGGAGGACGTGAATTATCCGACTCTAGTCCTTACCGCTGGCTTACTGCCCGAGGCACAAGCGAACTGCTTGCTAAAGTCCAGTTACAACCTCTGGCAGGGATGGAAATTTCCAGTGAAATTATCGCCCTGGAGACTCACTTAACCGGAGGCGTGCCCGCCTGGTTCAGCTTTTTGCGCGCTTGTTACAGCCATAACTGATCAAAATTATAACAGCAAATAAGAAATGTCCCCTACTTCAGTTATTTAAAGCTGAACAGAGGACATTTTTATTTATGATCGTTTTGTGAGACTATTTTTAAATTCAAGCTTTTATAATAAAAATATCTTTATATAGGTGTTATTTTGAAAATTAGGCTTTTAGTTTTTTATAAATTTTCCGTAAAATACTTTTATATTCAGTTTTGATGATAAGTTTAAGAAGTATAAACCAGAATTCAATTTTTTTACATTGATAGGCTCATCATTGTAAATACCTGATTGAATCACCCTTCCTGAACTATTAATTATCAAATAGGTTAAATTCTCAGAAGCATTTTCCTGTTCTTTGATTTTAATAAAGTCAGTTGTTGGATTAGGATAAATTTGAAGACGTACAGGTAAAGCATAGTAATAGATCTACGTTTATTCAAGGAAAACTACTACCACTTTATTTTATCGCGACGAATATTTTTCATATGCGGAGAAAGGTGAAGCAGTACTAAAAAAGTTGGGCACAGAAGAAGGGGTTACAAAGACAATTAATATTCGCGAGAATACATTTTTTATAAAATTCAAACTCAATGGAGAGATTGGATATGCAAATAAAAATTCCAGTATCAGTTAAGCTATATTTTGATAGATTTTGTTTTGATTGTTAAATTCTTCTATTGTTTGATAATTCAGGGTGCTGTGACGTCTTTTTTTATTGTACCAGACTTCTATATATTCAAAGATTTCCAGTTTCATCTTTTCTTTTGTAATAAGCTTGTTTCCATAAATGAGTTCTGCTTTTAGTGATTTGAAAAAGCTCTCAGCCACCGCATTATCCCAACAATTTCCTTTGCGACTCATACTTCTTGTTACTTCATAAAATTTCAAAGTATTTGCGAATTTCCTGCTCGCATATTGAATGCCCCGGTCAGAATGGAAAATTAATCCATCTGCTATCTTCCTATTTCTGACAGCCATTTTCCAAGCTGCAAGGCTTGTTTCTTCGGTGCTCATCCCATTACTCAAACTCCATCCGATTATTTTTCGGTCATATAAATCAATGACTGTTGTGAGGTATAAAAATCCTTCCTTGGTCTGAATATAAGTAATGTCTGAAACACAAGCCTGCACAGGTTTCTCTGCAATGAAATTCCGGTTCAACAGGTTTTCTACCACCAAATAATTGTGTTTTGAATTGGTTGTCACTTTAAATTTCTTACTTAGCTTACTTCTCAAACCCAGCTCCTTCATATATTTCGCAACAGTGATTCGGGATATTTTATATCCTAATGAATTTAATTCAAACCTAATTCTGGGACTACCGTAGCGTTGTTTTGATGAAAAATAAATTGAAGTTATCTGCTCTTTTATTTTTTCTTTCAAAAGCAATTTCTTGCTAAAGGGTTTGTTTTTCCATTTATAATAACCGCTGGAACTCAATTTTAAAACATGACACATCTTTTCAATCGGGAATATGGATTCATTATTTTTTATAAATTCATATTTCATCGACCGCTCTTGGAGAAGATGCCGATTGCTTTTTTTAATATATCACGTTCCAGTTCTGCATCCTTAAGCTTTTTCTCTAATTCGTGGATTTTTTCCTGTTCGGGTGTTAGTTTTAAATTCCCATTCCCCGGAAAACTGCCTTCTCCAAACTCTTCGTACTCTTTATGCCATTTATAGAGTAGTGTAACTGCAATTCCGAGTTATCGTGCGAGTTCCGAGATATTAGTTCGCTCATTGCTCAGTTGAACGGCTTTGGTTTTAAAAGCTGGATCGTATATTTTTCGCTCTTTTTTCATACGTTAAAATTAAGGTTTTATGCTTAACTTCTACTGGACGCTAAGTTAGTATATCCAGTTGATTGACTCTTTCAGTGCTACAAAGCCCTCTAGACTTTTTAAACGTCTCTCTAGTCATGAAATAGTGATGCATAAAGTGGATTTATCAACTTCATTAGGACGTAATTTTTATATCATACATCCTAAAAACTACATGATGTTTTAAAAACTAAATTTGATAATTATAATTCTTATGAAAACTGGAAAGTTTATTTAATTAAAACAAGATAAGATCAATATAGTTTTTTTGTTTTTTTATGAAATAATAATTAAGATATACCCCTACCCACCTAGTAATCGCAATTCTTATTTTATCACTATACTGTGCCTTTTAAATT encodes:
- a CDS encoding T9SS type A sorting domain-containing protein, producing MYYYALPVRLQIYPNPTTDFIKIKEQENASENLTYLIINSSGRVIQSGIYNDEPINVKKLNSGLYFLNLSSKLNIKVFYGKFIKN